The Mytilus galloprovincialis chromosome 7, xbMytGall1.hap1.1, whole genome shotgun sequence genome has a window encoding:
- the LOC143081836 gene encoding uncharacterized protein LOC143081836: protein MKVAVCLVVFMLLVAVGGNMAKEDMLEDNGLFHNLVKRQACWGRTCRRHSHCCRGYYCYRRRCRRD from the exons ATGAAAGTCGCTGTGTGTTTAGTCGTCTTTATGCTGTTAGTGGCCGTGGGAG GGAACATGGCGAAGGAAGACATGCTTGAAGATAATGGCCTTTTTCACAA TCTTGTAAAAAGACAGGCATGTTGGGGAAGAACTTGCCGCAGACACAGTCATTGCTGTAGGGGTTATTACTGTTATCGAAGGAGATGTAGGCGCGACTGA